One Nitrospira sp. DNA window includes the following coding sequences:
- a CDS encoding Sulfatase modifying factor 1 precursor (C-alpha-formyglycine- generating enzyme 1) — MEKRRRGISHRGKRVRQVLLIGAALFALVPVARGLDTQDIVVEWTGEGKALAEKRVATMKPKEEMVLIPAGEFLMGSDKKSDRLAYRSELPQRRVYLDAYEIDKYEVTNLHYLKYILATGKLPQLDWRYDGGNFQESMANHPIMHVSWYDADAYCRWAGKRLPTEAEWEKAARGEDGRLNPWGNQSAGLSRANFGRTGLSGPVRDRPERLLMYPPLISVDKYDNAVSPYGLHQTMGNVAEWVADWYDLDYYKSSPDRNPKGPETGTQKAFRGGGWMDSTTTMRVAMRNGTDPNTKINWMGFRCAKSVAGSNQLSAISEQSSAISN; from the coding sequence ATGGAGAAACGACGAAGGGGCATTTCGCATCGAGGAAAACGAGTCAGGCAGGTTCTGCTGATCGGAGCGGCATTGTTCGCGCTGGTTCCGGTCGCGCGTGGCTTGGACACGCAGGACATCGTGGTCGAATGGACCGGGGAAGGGAAGGCCCTCGCGGAGAAACGCGTGGCCACGATGAAGCCCAAGGAGGAAATGGTGCTGATCCCGGCGGGAGAATTTCTGATGGGCAGCGACAAAAAGAGTGATCGCTTGGCCTATCGGTCGGAACTGCCGCAGCGCCGCGTGTACCTGGACGCCTATGAGATCGACAAGTACGAAGTGACGAACCTTCACTACCTGAAGTACATCCTCGCCACCGGCAAATTGCCGCAGTTGGATTGGCGGTACGACGGCGGGAATTTCCAGGAGTCCATGGCGAACCATCCGATCATGCACGTGTCGTGGTATGACGCCGATGCCTACTGCCGCTGGGCCGGCAAACGTTTGCCGACCGAAGCGGAGTGGGAAAAGGCCGCGCGAGGGGAGGATGGACGCCTGAATCCCTGGGGCAACCAGTCGGCCGGCTTGAGCCGCGCCAACTTCGGCCGTACCGGCCTGTCCGGTCCGGTCCGTGACCGTCCCGAACGGTTATTGATGTATCCGCCGCTCATCTCGGTGGACAAGTATGACAACGCGGTCAGCCCCTATGGTCTCCATCAAACGATGGGCAACGTCGCGGAATGGGTGGCGGATTGGTACGACCTGGACTATTACAAGTCCTCGCCCGATCGGAATCCGAAGGGGCCGGAGACCGGCACCCAGAAGGCCTTCCGAGGCGGCGGGTGGATGGACAGCACCACGACCATGCGTGTGGCCATGCGGAACGGGACCGATCCCAACACCAAGATCAATTGGATGGGATTTCGATGTGCGAAATCGGTGGCCGGCAGCAATCAGCTGTCCGCCATCAGCGAGCAGTCATCTGCTATCAGCAATTAG